In Chitinophaga oryzae, the sequence GTGGTGATCCCCCGCTGTACTATTGGGTGGAGAAAAAGCGACAGCCGCAGCCACCACAGGAACCCGCCGAATGACCCGGCATTATTTTATACAAGCGAGGGCTGACCATGGTGTCAGCCCTTTTTTGTTTACCCCCGCTTTTATCAGGCTTCAGGGAGACGCCGGGCTGCTTTTCCACCGGCTGGCTATGGTTGTCAGCGCCTTTACGGCCAACGGGCCACCGCGACAGCTCCCTCATCACCCCGATCATCTCCCGGCTAAAAAAGATTTTTCATTTTATACCAAATGGTATATTTTTGTATCCTCAAACATCAGGGATATGAACAAAGCAGCCAGAACGAAGCAGTTTATCGTGGAAAAGACCGCTCCTGTGTTCAACGAGAAGGGGTATGCCGGCACTTCGCTGACAGATCTGACCAATGCCACGGGGCTGACAAAAGGCAGCATATACGGCAACTTCGCGAACAAGGACGAAGTGGCGGTGGCGGCATTTGAGTACAACATCCGCCAGGTGACCGATATTATCCGGCAGGAAAAAGCAAAAAAGGAAACGTATCGCGACAGGCTGCTTGCTTACGTGCATGTATATACGAATTTCCTGAAACATCCGTTCCCTTCCGGCGGCTGTCCTATCCTTAACACCGCCACAGAGGCCGACGACACGCATCCCGCGTTGAAACAATGCGCCGCCGAAGCGATGAGCAAATGGAAAGACAGCGTGGCACATGAAATCACCATGGGCATCCGTCAGGGTGAATTCAGTCCGAAAACCAATCCCGAACAGGCTGCGCTGACCATCATCGCCATGATAGAAGGCTGCATCATGATCACCAAGCTGACCGGCAAGATCCATTACCGCAATGCCATTATGCAATCACTCGAAACGCTTATCAACGATCTCTGACCATTGGGTTATTTTTCTATTTGGCTATTTTTTTATTTAAAAATATACCGATCGGTATAAACAAACTATATGAACACAAAAGGTAACACGGTATTGATTACCGGCGGCAGTGCAGGCATAGGCCTGGCACTGGCACAAACATTACTGGCGGCAGGCAACCGGGTGATCATCACCGGCAGGGATGCCACCCGCCTGGAACAAGCGGCGGCCGGCACCCCCGGGCTCATTCCCATTGTATGCGATGTCACCAAAGACGTGCAGGTAAAGGCACTGGTACAAACCCTGCAAAAGGATTATCCGCAGCTCAACATGCTGATCAACAACGCCGGCAGGGCGCATGCCTACGCGCTGTCCGAAACAGCGCGGGCTTTCGAAAAGGCGGCCGACGAAATGCTAACCAATTATCTCGCTATCCTGCAACTGACAGAATACCTGCTGCCCACGCTGCAGCGCCAGCCGGAAGCAGCCATCGTCAACGTCAGCTCCGTCACCGCACTGGTGCCGTTTGTGGCCGTGCCCACCTATGCCGCCAGCAAAGCCGCGCTCCACTCCTACACACAGTCACTGCGGATAGCGGTAGCGCCTGTACGGGTATTTGAACTCATGCCTCCTATGGTCAACACCGACTTCTCCCGCGACATCGGCGGCGAAAAAGGTATTCCGCCCCAACAGGTGGCCGACGGCTTTATGCAGGCACTGGAAAACGACGAATACGAAATCCATATCGGTCAAACCCGCGATGTATGGCAGCTGCTGCAGTCCACCTCCCCTGCACATGCCCTGCAGGCGGTGAATGCCCGCAACCGCTGATTTTTTTCGCCACAAAATATACCAATCGGTATGAAAAGTAAAATACTGGTGGCCGCGGTAATTGCTGCGGCCATCATGGAACTGATAGACACTTCCATCGTCAACGTAGCGCTGTCGCACATGAGCGGCAACCTCGGCGCCACCCTGGAAGACACCTCCTGGGTGATCACCGCCTACGCCATCGCCAACGTGATCATCATTCCCATCACCAGCTTCCTGGCGGCGCGGCTGGGGCAACGTAACTATTACATCGGCTCCATCCTGGCGTTTACATTTTTCTCCTTCATGTGCGGACAGGCCACCAGCATCTGGACGCTGGTACTCTTCCGCTTCCTGCAGGGCATCGGCGGCGGCGCACTGCTGTCTGTATCGCAGGTGATCGTGTTCCGGCAGTTTCCGAAAGAAAAACAAAACGTGGCCAGCGCCATCTTCGGGATAGGCGTGTTCGTGGGGCCCACCATCGGTCCCACCCTCGGCGGCTATATCACGGAGTTCTACAGCTGGCCCTGGATCT encodes:
- a CDS encoding SDR family oxidoreductase, encoding MNTKGNTVLITGGSAGIGLALAQTLLAAGNRVIITGRDATRLEQAAAGTPGLIPIVCDVTKDVQVKALVQTLQKDYPQLNMLINNAGRAHAYALSETARAFEKAADEMLTNYLAILQLTEYLLPTLQRQPEAAIVNVSSVTALVPFVAVPTYAASKAALHSYTQSLRIAVAPVRVFELMPPMVNTDFSRDIGGEKGIPPQQVADGFMQALENDEYEIHIGQTRDVWQLLQSTSPAHALQAVNARNR
- a CDS encoding TetR/AcrR family transcriptional regulator codes for the protein MNKAARTKQFIVEKTAPVFNEKGYAGTSLTDLTNATGLTKGSIYGNFANKDEVAVAAFEYNIRQVTDIIRQEKAKKETYRDRLLAYVHVYTNFLKHPFPSGGCPILNTATEADDTHPALKQCAAEAMSKWKDSVAHEITMGIRQGEFSPKTNPEQAALTIIAMIEGCIMITKLTGKIHYRNAIMQSLETLINDL